The proteins below come from a single Methanomassiliicoccales archaeon genomic window:
- a CDS encoding HAD-IB family phosphatase encodes MTKSKLSVICDFDCTITTVDTVEYILEHFADGDWREPDRLLLQGKIGLEECMRRQFAMVHLDQDAILEELEGKIGMRAGLIELLGFCREAEVEFMIASAGLDFVIHHYLERMAIEGQVSVHAAIASYDDEAIRLRFPALKHAEAHSFKDDLVLSERDLSRRVAYLGDGLSDIDAARIADERFAVKGRPLLGMLVHEGLKTHAFSDFHEVTKLLVHILQSRR; translated from the coding sequence ATGACGAAGAGCAAGCTCTCGGTGATTTGCGACTTCGATTGCACGATCACCACGGTGGACACGGTCGAATACATACTGGAACATTTCGCAGATGGGGACTGGAGAGAACCGGACCGGCTTCTCCTGCAGGGCAAGATCGGCCTGGAGGAGTGCATGCGACGTCAGTTCGCCATGGTCCACCTCGACCAAGATGCTATCCTCGAGGAGCTAGAAGGAAAGATAGGCATGAGGGCAGGGCTGATCGAGCTTCTAGGGTTTTGCCGCGAAGCCGAGGTCGAATTCATGATAGCGAGCGCCGGCCTGGATTTCGTCATTCATCACTACCTGGAGAGGATGGCGATTGAAGGCCAGGTATCCGTGCACGCCGCTATTGCCTCCTACGATGATGAGGCGATAAGGCTACGCTTCCCTGCTCTGAAGCACGCCGAGGCGCACAGTTTCAAAGACGATCTGGTGCTTTCCGAGCGCGATCTGAGTCGACGAGTGGCCTATCTGGGCGATGGCCTCTCGGACATCGATGCCGCCCGTATCGCCGACGAACGCTTCGCCGTGAAGGGACGACCGCTCCTGGGCATGCTCGTGCACGAGGGCTTAAAGACCCATGCCTTCAGCGACTTCCACGAAGTGACGAAACTACTGGTTCACATTCTGCAATCCCGTAGGTAG
- a CDS encoding DUF6159 family protein, with protein MGRLGRGWQLTKLSFRVIKKDKEILLFPVISGLVLISLLASFMGSWLFLNGFQFSNIISDWTFYIFWIAFYFVGYFVVIFFNVAMVACATKRLEGGDPTVRYGLGFAAGRLKYIVQWALFAATVGLILRALSEKAGFLGKLIIGLVGAAWSIATYFVVPIIAFEEVGPLKAIKSSLKLLRGTWGEALISNLGLGLVFILLGIVGILPIFIAIVMGSVELIIVTVVAVVIYWIILAVLATAANQVLMAALYRYAKTGQVPDLLPPLMVKNPWQYGGRN; from the coding sequence ATGGGGAGGCTAGGAAGGGGCTGGCAGCTCACCAAGCTCAGCTTCAGGGTGATCAAGAAGGACAAGGAGATACTCCTGTTCCCAGTGATATCTGGGTTGGTGCTCATCTCTCTGTTGGCATCGTTCATGGGCTCGTGGCTCTTCCTCAATGGATTTCAGTTCTCGAACATAATATCGGACTGGACCTTCTACATTTTCTGGATCGCGTTCTATTTCGTGGGCTACTTCGTGGTCATCTTCTTCAACGTGGCCATGGTGGCCTGTGCCACGAAGCGGCTGGAAGGGGGCGATCCGACCGTCCGCTATGGCCTGGGCTTCGCCGCTGGCCGGTTGAAGTACATCGTGCAATGGGCACTGTTCGCCGCCACGGTGGGCTTGATCCTTAGGGCTCTGAGCGAGAAGGCGGGTTTCCTAGGCAAGCTCATCATCGGCCTGGTGGGAGCGGCCTGGTCCATAGCCACCTACTTCGTAGTGCCGATCATCGCCTTCGAGGAGGTCGGACCGCTGAAGGCGATCAAGAGCAGCCTGAAGTTGCTGAGGGGCACCTGGGGCGAGGCGCTCATCTCCAACCTGGGATTGGGATTGGTGTTCATACTGCTGGGAATCGTGGGCATCCTTCCGATATTCATTGCCATTGTCATGGGATCTGTGGAATTGATCATAGTCACCGTGGTTGCTGTCGTCATCTACTGGATAATCCTGGCTGTTCTAGCCACGGCCGCCAACCAGGTCCTCATGGCAGCCCTCTACCGCTACGCGAAGACCGGTCAGGTACCTGACCTGTTGCCCCCGCTCATGGTCAAGAACCCCTGGCAGTATGGAGGACGGAACTAG